One part of the Candidatus Effluviviaceae Genus I sp. genome encodes these proteins:
- a CDS encoding helix-hairpin-helix domain-containing protein, whose amino-acid sequence MRRRTMLGFAALVGVWLVAAAASGADVPAAQLDLNRATLEEIRKLPVSEEVARAIWERKEYHAYFGSVYDLLKVPGVTTEDLAALRPLVKIVPVVVDDEELRRVNEIYFRIRQWEAEEGANEAITDYWVDLAKDPVNVNAATFEQIANLQAIPPTDAAAIYRHTRRNRIEQQSQLRNVPGLTYWGYYNARNFVRYADPADDLGFRGSYQFRVSSSPHFFDIQECLGEDRNPADGAYDSWWKRLGLDDAAPVRQHKVRGRWGRDIRAGVLVYQGLGSGDELDAVKYHVTVKDRDLGPVRLDNVIVGHYAVAFGQGLVMQNTDYRQPRNTGYGWNKRYLGVIGDLSPTQEFALHGVAAEATMGKWKGVLFYSDDWKDAVLNPDGTANQHIVMSPRVSNDDLEAGGLRPMRDVLHEQTLGGNLKYVLGPGTWIGVSGYESRYNRYFKSAFDPNGTSDVSWMVKDPDEDKLTTADSEYWSSYTSPGKFRRVYGADFQWVHDNVALAGEYAGLDSDGDLASFADDPRAFVVNAYASYSNLTLLALYRDYDVAFDNPYNRAFGEYGRYKGTILEDQYYLTDPIYGLLYDNSFTPQPERGLYIESRYRYSDRMTPSFEYDVWERKSDGADYSRLVLKTRFQPIYNIIMTLRQKWQGRLGTNWLSPVSYDQVESRFNLEYRLSKYDEVEFLVSRSWIAWPPRPRLSGDPDPTGGHPEYGSAAVPSYAVGAAVTHNFSDWLKMTLSATYYDGFLWTFEDGEFSVMDGRALRYWISISDRLSDRLALKVRWTNDHAYPLSYVDAREYNANPPGNPEPDGWYVRNDMSAFKVQLDYSW is encoded by the coding sequence ATGAGACGACGAACGATGCTGGGGTTCGCTGCGCTCGTTGGAGTCTGGCTGGTCGCCGCCGCGGCGAGCGGGGCGGACGTCCCGGCGGCACAGCTGGACCTCAACCGTGCGACCCTCGAGGAGATCCGGAAGCTCCCGGTCTCGGAGGAGGTCGCGCGCGCCATCTGGGAGCGCAAGGAGTACCACGCGTACTTCGGGAGCGTCTACGACCTCCTCAAGGTGCCCGGCGTGACGACGGAGGACCTCGCCGCGCTCCGGCCGCTCGTGAAGATCGTCCCGGTGGTCGTGGACGACGAGGAGCTCCGGAGGGTCAACGAGATCTACTTCCGGATCCGGCAGTGGGAGGCGGAGGAGGGGGCCAACGAGGCCATCACCGACTACTGGGTCGATCTCGCGAAGGACCCGGTCAACGTGAACGCCGCGACGTTCGAGCAGATCGCCAACCTCCAGGCGATCCCGCCGACCGACGCCGCGGCCATCTACCGTCACACGCGCCGGAATCGCATCGAACAGCAGTCGCAGCTCCGCAACGTGCCGGGGCTCACGTACTGGGGCTACTACAACGCGCGGAACTTCGTGCGCTACGCGGACCCGGCCGATGACCTGGGCTTCCGCGGGAGCTACCAGTTTCGCGTGTCGAGCTCCCCGCACTTCTTCGACATCCAGGAGTGCCTCGGCGAGGACCGCAACCCGGCCGACGGCGCCTACGACTCGTGGTGGAAGCGCCTGGGGCTCGACGACGCGGCCCCGGTGAGGCAGCACAAGGTCCGCGGGCGCTGGGGCAGGGACATCCGCGCGGGCGTCCTCGTGTACCAGGGGCTCGGCAGCGGCGACGAACTGGACGCGGTCAAGTACCACGTGACCGTGAAGGACCGCGACCTCGGCCCCGTGCGCCTCGACAACGTCATCGTGGGTCACTACGCCGTCGCGTTCGGCCAGGGCCTCGTCATGCAGAACACCGACTACCGCCAGCCGAGGAACACGGGCTACGGGTGGAACAAGCGCTACCTGGGCGTCATCGGCGACCTCTCGCCCACGCAGGAGTTCGCGCTCCACGGCGTCGCGGCCGAGGCCACGATGGGGAAGTGGAAGGGCGTGCTGTTCTACTCCGACGACTGGAAGGACGCTGTCCTGAACCCCGACGGCACCGCCAACCAGCACATCGTGATGTCGCCGCGGGTGAGCAACGACGACCTCGAGGCCGGCGGGCTCCGTCCGATGCGGGACGTCCTTCACGAGCAGACCCTGGGCGGCAACCTCAAGTACGTGCTCGGCCCGGGGACCTGGATCGGCGTGTCCGGATACGAGAGCCGGTACAACCGCTACTTCAAGTCCGCGTTCGATCCGAACGGCACCAGCGACGTGTCGTGGATGGTCAAGGACCCGGACGAGGACAAGCTCACGACCGCGGACAGCGAGTACTGGAGCAGCTACACGAGCCCCGGGAAGTTCCGCCGCGTGTACGGCGCGGACTTCCAATGGGTGCACGACAACGTGGCGCTCGCCGGCGAGTACGCGGGGCTCGACAGCGACGGCGACCTCGCGAGCTTCGCCGACGACCCGCGCGCCTTCGTGGTCAACGCGTACGCGTCGTACAGCAACCTCACGCTGCTCGCGCTCTACCGCGACTACGACGTCGCCTTCGACAACCCCTACAACCGCGCGTTCGGGGAGTACGGCCGCTACAAGGGCACCATCCTCGAGGACCAGTACTACCTCACCGACCCCATCTACGGCCTCTTGTACGACAACTCGTTCACGCCTCAGCCGGAGCGCGGGCTGTACATCGAGTCGCGCTACCGCTACTCGGACCGCATGACGCCCTCGTTCGAGTACGACGTGTGGGAGCGGAAGAGCGACGGCGCGGACTACTCACGGCTGGTGCTCAAGACGCGCTTCCAGCCCATCTACAACATCATCATGACGCTGCGGCAGAAGTGGCAGGGTCGGCTCGGCACGAACTGGCTGTCCCCCGTGAGCTACGACCAGGTCGAGAGCCGCTTCAACCTCGAGTACCGGCTCTCGAAGTACGACGAGGTCGAGTTCCTCGTGTCGCGCTCGTGGATCGCGTGGCCGCCGCGGCCGCGCCTGTCCGGCGACCCGGACCCGACCGGGGGGCACCCGGAGTACGGCTCGGCGGCGGTGCCCTCGTACGCCGTCGGGGCGGCCGTCACGCACAACTTCAGCGACTGGCTGAAGATGACGCTGTCGGCCACGTACTACGACGGGTTCCTGTGGACCTTCGAGGACGGCGAGTTCTCCGTCATGGACGGGCGGGCGCTTCGCTACTGGATCTCGATCTCCGACCGCCTGTCTGACCGCCTCGCCCTCAAGGTCCGGTGGACGAACGACCACGCGTATCCGTTGAGCTACGTGGACGCGCGGGAGTACAACGCGAACCCGCCGGGCAATCCCGAGCCGGACGGGTGGTACGTCAGGAACGACATGTCGGCCTTCAAGGTGCAGTTGGACTACTCCTGGTAG
- a CDS encoding bifunctional metallophosphatase/5'-nucleotidase: MERKSVVALGLLAVLSLAAATACAGGPDDGVMRLSVVFTNDIHGGIDPSGATFMNREFPPPLGGGASAMTYIERLRSRAAEEGGHVLLLDQGDIFQGTPVGNYRKGEAVVEYFNHIGLDAWTIGNHDFDEGAENLWHLVRTAQMPVLSANLVQEGTGEPIEGIVPYILREYDGVKVAIIGVTTTDTPKMAFPDHVAGVDFLPEIPTIERYVREVRERGADLVFVTGHVGLPYDPVAAYAEMIRSEEEAASGAREPLEQSKWGPSVMEIAHKVPGIDVIFGGHIHKGFDKPWEEPSTHTLAFQTYGRGSGLGHVDLLVDRGTKTLVGYELADYRGALITLFEDEWWPDGATSEMIGAMVAEAEQGMDEIIGWAEIDLTRGGEGETRMGNVVCNAMLEEAAADFAFSNLGGIRDEIPAGPVTARQVFRVLPFGNRLTILEVDGRLLKEILEYRVSADHHGLYIAGGRVVYSKTRPDYDRVTTLEIGGEPWSPERTYRIVTTDFLVAGNAGLYMLPKVPQEQKITTSTTDMEAVVHYIRRHSPIGNPMDGRWLRDDDAQMDPALARAMEGMEPLVPPAAEEAGAYD, translated from the coding sequence ATGGAACGGAAGTCGGTGGTCGCGCTGGGGCTTCTCGCCGTCCTCTCGCTGGCGGCCGCGACGGCCTGCGCGGGCGGGCCCGATGACGGCGTCATGCGCCTGTCGGTCGTCTTCACGAACGACATCCACGGTGGAATCGACCCGTCGGGCGCGACGTTCATGAACCGCGAGTTCCCGCCCCCTCTGGGGGGGGGCGCGTCGGCGATGACGTACATCGAGCGGCTGCGGAGCCGGGCGGCCGAGGAGGGCGGGCACGTCCTCCTGCTCGACCAGGGCGATATCTTCCAGGGCACGCCGGTGGGGAACTACCGGAAGGGCGAGGCGGTGGTCGAGTACTTCAACCACATCGGCCTCGACGCCTGGACCATCGGGAACCACGACTTCGACGAGGGCGCGGAGAACCTGTGGCACCTCGTGCGGACGGCTCAGATGCCGGTGCTGTCCGCGAACCTCGTCCAGGAAGGCACGGGCGAGCCCATCGAGGGCATCGTGCCGTACATCCTGAGGGAGTACGACGGGGTGAAGGTCGCCATCATCGGCGTCACGACGACCGACACGCCGAAGATGGCCTTCCCCGACCACGTCGCGGGCGTGGATTTCCTCCCCGAGATCCCGACGATCGAGAGGTACGTCCGCGAGGTGAGGGAGCGCGGGGCTGACCTCGTCTTCGTCACGGGACACGTCGGCCTTCCTTACGATCCGGTGGCCGCGTACGCGGAGATGATCCGGAGCGAGGAAGAGGCCGCCTCGGGGGCGCGCGAGCCGCTCGAGCAGAGCAAGTGGGGCCCGAGCGTGATGGAGATCGCGCACAAGGTGCCCGGCATCGACGTGATCTTCGGCGGCCACATCCACAAGGGCTTCGACAAGCCGTGGGAGGAACCGTCCACCCACACGCTGGCCTTCCAGACGTACGGGCGCGGGTCGGGGCTCGGTCACGTGGACCTTCTCGTGGACCGGGGGACGAAGACCCTCGTGGGGTACGAGCTGGCCGACTACCGCGGGGCGCTCATCACGCTCTTCGAGGACGAGTGGTGGCCCGACGGCGCGACCTCGGAGATGATCGGCGCGATGGTCGCCGAGGCCGAACAGGGCATGGACGAGATCATCGGCTGGGCCGAGATCGACCTCACGAGGGGCGGCGAGGGCGAGACGCGGATGGGGAACGTCGTCTGCAACGCCATGCTCGAGGAGGCCGCCGCGGACTTCGCGTTCTCGAACCTGGGCGGCATCCGAGACGAGATCCCCGCCGGCCCGGTCACGGCGAGGCAGGTGTTCCGCGTGCTCCCCTTCGGCAACCGGCTCACGATCCTCGAGGTCGACGGACGGCTGCTCAAGGAGATCCTCGAGTACCGCGTGAGCGCCGACCACCACGGGCTCTACATCGCCGGGGGCAGGGTCGTGTACAGCAAGACGCGGCCCGATTACGACCGCGTCACGACGCTCGAGATCGGCGGAGAGCCGTGGAGCCCGGAGCGCACCTACAGGATCGTGACCACGGACTTCCTCGTCGCCGGCAACGCGGGGCTCTACATGCTGCCGAAAGTGCCCCAGGAACAGAAGATCACGACCTCGACCACCGACATGGAGGCCGTCGTCCACTACATCCGGCGCCACTCGCCCATCGGGAACCCCATGGACGGCCGCTGGCTGCGCGACGATGACGCGCAGATGGACCCGGCGCTCGCGCGGGCCATGGAGGGCATGGAGCCGCTCGTCCCGCCGGCCGCGGAAGAGGCCGGAGCATACGACTAG